The window ATTAATCCTGAAGCTAGTTATCGTAACTTAAATAAAATCAGTAAATTACAATCTAGTCTTAAAGAAGCCTTAATTCATTATCATGGTTTAGGTTTTACTAATATTCAAAATTATTTAAATCTCTGAAAATGAAAATACCAACATAAGGGTTTAACTCCAAACCAACAAACAGCGGTATTATATTTTAATGTATAAAAAAGTTAAAGTAAAAATAATAATTTTACATAAAAGCCTTTTAAAATTATCAAGTTGATGATTTTTTTTATTTTATCAAGAGTTTTCGACAAAATTAAAAAAAGGTTATAAAAACTAAGTAAAATGCTTATAAAAACAACATTAAAATATTTTTTACAACAAAAATCATACATAAGAAATATATACTTAATTTGCATATTGAAATAATTTATAGTAAATGATTATTTTTTCTTTTTTAAAAAATACCTAAGAAAACTAAACGCGACCACCCGCCCTTTTTTGTTGTGTAAAAATTCAATAATATGATAAAATGATGATGAATAAAAATGACAATAACAAGAAAGGCAGGCTTAGTTTAGTAATTAAATAATATAATTAGCTGATTGTTTTACTTCTTCAAAGCAATACCTAAGAAAACTAAACGCGACCGCGGCCAAATTCAAATTTGCAAAAATTATCAAAATTCATTAAAATTATTAGCAAAGTTAAATACTTTTTATAAATAAGGAGAAACAGATGAAATTTTCAATTATTATTGAACGATTAATAAAAAAATATCATAATTTTAAACTTAATGATATTTCACTTAAAGTTAGTAGTGGCAAGATGCATGCGATTATTGGTGCTAGTGGTAGTGGAAAAACAGTTACGATTAAATCATTAATTGGCGGTATTAATTATGATGGCGGTAAAATTTATATTAATGGTCAAGATGCTAAAAAACCGTTAGCAAAACAAACTATTGGGTATGTTCCCGAGTTTACTAAATTTCCTCGTAATATTACAACTTATCGGTTTTTAAAATCACTAGCTAAAATGAATGGTTTAAAAAATAATCAGATTAAACAAAGATTACAATCATTAATGGAAGAGTTTAATATTTGAGAATTTCGTAATAAAAATATGAATGCTTTTTCTAGTGGTATGAAAAAGAAAGTGATGGTAATTCAAGGAATTATTCATAATCCAGATATTTTAATTTTAGATGAACCGGAAGCAAATTTAGATACAACAACAAGAAAACAAATTTTAGGTTATTTAAGAGCACTAGTTAATCAAGGTAAGACAGTCCTTTTTTCAACTCATTTATTAAATGAAGTCAAGGATGTTATTGATGAATGTTCAATTATTTATCGGGGTAATTTATTATATAGTGGACCAATTAGTGGTTTTCAATTAACAAATTCATTTGTTATTGAATGTGAGGATAATGAAGCGATGGTGATATTTTTTAAAGATAATGATATTGACTATTTTTTTAGAGAAGAAAGTAATGATCTTTTTTTTAAATTAAAAAATTCATTAGAAATTAATAAGATATTTCTTTATGCTATTGAATATAATCTAATTATTTATCGGATTGAACCATATACGATTGATTTAGATTTCTTTTATAATACTTTAACTAGTGAAAAATTTAATTTGTAAGAAAGGAATAAAATATGAAAATTTTATCAAGTAATAATTTTTTACCGATTTTTAATTTTGCTTTAAGAAAAATATTAGTTTCCTTGTTAACATTAATAATTGAAATTATTACTTTGTTAAGTCTTATAATAACAACAATAGTTCTTTTTATTCAATTAGGAAATGATAATGATAGTTTTTTAGTAAATTTTCAATATACTATTTTAGTATTTTTAAATTTATTATTATTTCTTTTTATTGTTTTAAATGTAGTTCGAATTATTAGTGAAGAAATAACTGATGGAACATTTTTGTTATTAATTTCTAAACCTTATTCACGATTTAAAATATTATTTTTTAAATATTTAAGTTTATTATTTGTAGTTTTTTTATTTATTGCGATTAATTTAGGAATAACTATTTTATTAGGTTATGTTATTAGTACTATTAGTAATAAGCACGCCCAGTTTATTTTACTTTTAAATATGATGACAAAATTAATGCTTTTCTCATTATTTCTTAGTTTTGTTGTGTTAGCAGGTTCAGTATTAATATCTTTAATATTTTCATCAAATATTGTTTTTTTAATATTAGTTGTTTTTAGCAGTATGTTTTTATTAGGCGGATTACCATATTCTTTAATTAAAGAAATTAGTAAAAAACAAACAGTTAAAATCGGCGCGGACAACACTTTTGATATTAATAGTATTAAAGAAATAATCTTATTTAATGATGCTGTTAAAAAACCTGAAAATAATCAAACTAATATTAAAATTCGTTACTCTAAATTAGTAACCGAGATTTTTAATTTTTATAATGAATATGAATATGAACAACTTACAGCAAGATTAACAGACATTGATGATAAAAGAAGAGCAATGTATAAAAAATTTGATTTATATACTGATGAAATTAAGACATTTACTGCTGATGGTAGTGTTACACGATGAACAGGAGATCTTACAAAGGACTTAAAAGATAAAGATGTTAAATTGCATATTCAATTCAAAACATATTTTAAAACATTAGAACAATTAGATGCTAGTAATGAATATCAACATGCACTAATACAACTTATTAATAATGATTTATCACCACGAGTTGTTAAACTAAATAAAGATAAAAATGTTTCGTTAATGGAATTAGATATTGACAAAAATAATTCAACTACTAGTAAAACATATATTGAAGTTAAGAACAAAAAAATGTCTGATTGAAGTCCATTTACTGTTTTTAGAGAGAGCTATAATTATGAATTTGATGAAAAATTATCTGAAAAATATAATGATTTGTTTAGTAATAAGGTATATTTTGCAATTCAAGAATTAGATAATAATATTTTAGTTAAAGTTCGTCATTTGAAATTATTAGCTAATCAATCATTATTAAAGGAAAAAGAAAATTGGTATGATTATCAATCATTAATGAAGACATATCGGATTATTAGTTTTCTTAATCTTTTTGAACATTGAAATCAAATGTGAACAACATTTTTAGGATTTAATGATTTCTTTTTTAGTCCCACAGGTAATTCATATATTAATTTTGATAAACAAAAAAATTATTTAAATTCATATCGTGATTTTGAAATTATAACAAATAATGAAGGACAGGTTGAGGTTCAAAAGATTAATTACATTTTAAATTCAACAGCAGTAGCTATTGGTTATGGGATATTTGCAATGCTATTAAATATTGGTTCAGTTTTAGTTATTAAACGCCGTGATATTGTTTAAGTTTTCAATGGGGTTGCTTTTTAATTTTGTCGAAAACTCTTGATATTTATTGAATATACTTAATTTTAGGGACTGTACAATTAACTGTGTCTCTAAGTAATTAACTTAAATTCACTCTGTCCTCAAATTTTATCATTAAATGTGAAATTGCACTACCCCAATTTTGAATTGGCATCGTTCATTTCTTAACCATATTTTGAAATACTAAATAAAATATTTTAAAAACTGATGCGTCATTAGGAAAAATCTTTTTATTCTTAATGACTTTTCTTAATTGACTATTAACAGATTCAATCGCATTAGTTGTGTAAATAATTCTTCTAAATTCCTGAGGATATTCAAGAAAAATTATTAAGTTATTTCAGTTATTTTTTCATGATTTAGTAATTTGTGGATACTTTTTATTTCATTTTTCTGAAAAATGATCTAAAGCAATTAACGCTATTTCTTCATTAGACTTGGTACATAACTATAACTAGCTTAATTCAAAATTATATATTCCTGAAATTAAGTTAAATCGTAATCCAAATCTTCTAATCTTATTGCGATAACGATAAACTAGTATTTTAAATCTTTTTAATCTAGCAAAAACATGTTCAATGACAATTCTAACTTTACTTAAAAAGCTATTATATTCCTTTTTATCTGGATTTAAAGGATTATTTTTACTTTTTTTAATTGGCAATAATGTATTTTTATGAACATTTTGCAAACCTTGATATCCTGAATCGGCAATTAATTCTAATTTTGGATTTATAAGTGTATTTGATTTTAAAAATAACTTATAATCATGAGTACTGCCATAACAAAAATCTACTGAAATAATTTTATTGTTAAATAAATCAATAATTATTTGCGATTTTAATGAATGTTGCCTTTTTTTACCAGAAAATAATAATTTTAGTTTTTTTTAATTCTTTCAATTGGAATTTCTGTAGCATCAATTGCTAATAAATTATTAGTAGTACCCTTATTTTCTAATAATATCTTTTTGCCAGGTATATGAAAGTGACTATTTTTTATTAGAGTATTTTCAACTCAAAAGATATTACGAATACAACTAACATGACTAATATTATATTTTTTTGCAATAATACGATATGTACTATATTCTTTTCAGTATTCTAAAGTCATAAGTAATCTTTGCTCTATTGATAATTTATTTGGTCTACCACCAATTTGTTTTTGTTTAGCTTCACCTTCTTTTAAAATTTCTACCATTTTCATGAAAGTTTTATATTTTATGCCTATTAAACTATAAAATTCGTTTTCGTCTTTGTATTTATCTAACATTTGTATTTCACCTAGGAAATAATATTATCAAAATAGTAGATAAAATTAAAGGTTATGTACCAAGTCGGTCGCGTTTAGTTTTCTTAGGTATTGCTTTGAAGAAGTAAAACAATCAGCTAAATTATTATTTAATTACTAAACTAACCCTGCCTTTCTTGTTATTGCCATTTTTATTCATTAGACTTCTTGCAAAATTAATTTAAAATATAATTGAATTGTTGTTTTTAATAAAAAGGTGAAATTTAAATGAAATTTAAAAAAAATAATCAAATAAGTGATAAAAATTTTTTAAGATTAACTGGTATTAAACATACTACTTTTAATAAAATGCTAGAAATTTTAAAAATAGAAGAATTAAAAAAGAGATTTCGTCGCGGAAGAACCAATAAATTATCATTAGAAAATCGTATTTTAATGACTTTAGAATATTGAAGAGAATATAGAACTTATTTTCATATTGCAAAAAGTTATGATATTAGTGAAAGTAGTTGTTATAGAAATATCAAATGAATTGAAGACACTTTAATAAAACACCCTAATTTTCAACAACTTACTGGTCAAAAATCACTATTAAAAGATTATTTCAAAGATAAGACTGTTATAATTGATGTAACTGAAAGCCAAATCCAACGCCCAAAAAAAGACAAAAACAGCACTACTCAGGAAAAAAGAAAAAACACACAATAAAAACACAAGTTATAATTGAAAAAGATAGTAAAAAAATTATTAGTTCTGATTTTTCTTATGGTAAAAACCATGACTTTAAAATTTTAAAAGATTCAAAAATTAAATTTTTACCAGAAACAACTGTTTTAGTGGATTTAGGTTATCAAGGCATACAAAAAATTAATCATAATGTTTTAATTCCTAAAAGAAAATCAAAGAAAAACCCTTTAAATAAAGAAGAAAAGCAAAATAATGAGCGAATTTCAAAAATGAGAATTGTTATTGAAAATGTTTTTGCTATACTTAAAAAATTTAAAATTATTAGTGAAAAATATCGAAATCGTAGAAAAAGATTTGCTTTAAGATTTAATTTAATAGCTTCAATTTATAATTTACAACTATTAGTTTAAATATATTTGATAATTTAAAATTTCAGTCTTTTTTTATTGTAAATAATAATTTTTATTATGTTTTAATGACAAAATATTTGTAAAAATAATCTAAAAATTATTTTTAAATTTAAAAATTAATATGATAATTATAATTTTGCAAGAAGTCTATTAAAATCAATTTGATAAATGCTATTGGTGTTGTTAATGGCATTGTAATTCTCTTGGTGCATTTTTTTGTCAAAAGTAAAGAAATAACTTCTTAGTAATAATTCTGAATTACCAGTAACATTGATTAAATATTTTTTGGGATAAAAAGTAATTAATGAACGATAAAAGAAACCGATTTGAATAAAGTAATCTTTGTTGTAATTGTCTACTCCCTTAAAATCAATTTCAGTATGAGTTTTTTCGTCCATATCAAAAGTGGCATAAAATAAACTAGCAAAGAAATTGCCAAGAATTTCATAGATTTCATCAAAAACATTTTTGTAATCGCTTTTGTTAATACTAGGAATGTTATTTTTAAAATAAAGGTAAATGTCATTTCGTAAATCGGGGTCATAGCGTAGAAAACTAAATTTAACATTAAGATAATTTAATGTTCCAAAAAGGTACTTAATTAGATAATAATCGTTAGTATTTGCAGTGTCATATTTTCAAATTTCGCTTTCACCGTGTAATAATTGTAAATAGTTATTACCTGCGATTAAGGTTTTATTAAAAGCTTTAATTTTTAAGATATTTTTATTTATTTTTTCTTCACTACTAGAAGTTTTGTGATAAAAATAGCTTTCGTTTTTAAAACCATGATTTTTAATGGCAAATTCTTTATAGTAACCTTTTTCTAAGGTGTCAATGAAATTAAATATTGGCGTTCAATAAAGATAAGAGTAATTAAATTTGTCAAAATCACCACGATGAATCATTAAATAGTCAAGGTTATCAATAATATCACTGTATTTATGGTTGCCATCAAAATTAGTTGTTGTTGTCGGTAATTCAATATCGGTACTTTCTTTTTTAGTTTCAATTTCAAAATCATTTGTACTATTTAATGTGTAATCTCATATGTTATTAATAACTGATTCTTTGAAATTAGTTAAATTTGTGCCGTGTGCTTTGATTGTTATTTTTTTATTAATTACCCAGAATTTGGAACCATTTATCTCCGTTATTTCTTGTCCGTGTGTAGTTATTAGTTGTTTAATCTTATTTTGTTTACTCTGATTATTTTGTAATTCGTGTGTAAATTT is drawn from Spiroplasma endosymbiont of Clivina fossor and contains these coding sequences:
- a CDS encoding ABC transporter ATP-binding protein; its protein translation is MKFSIIIERLIKKYHNFKLNDISLKVSSGKMHAIIGASGSGKTVTIKSLIGGINYDGGKIYINGQDAKKPLAKQTIGYVPEFTKFPRNITTYRFLKSLAKMNGLKNNQIKQRLQSLMEEFNIWEFRNKNMNAFSSGMKKKVMVIQGIIHNPDILILDEPEANLDTTTRKQILGYLRALVNQGKTVLFSTHLLNEVKDVIDECSIIYRGNLLYSGPISGFQLTNSFVIECEDNEAMVIFFKDNDIDYFFREESNDLFFKLKNSLEINKIFLYAIEYNLIIYRIEPYTIDLDFFYNTLTSEKFNL
- a CDS encoding ABC transporter permease gives rise to the protein MKILSSNNFLPIFNFALRKILVSLLTLIIEIITLLSLIITTIVLFIQLGNDNDSFLVNFQYTILVFLNLLLFLFIVLNVVRIISEEITDGTFLLLISKPYSRFKILFFKYLSLLFVVFLFIAINLGITILLGYVISTISNKHAQFILLLNMMTKLMLFSLFLSFVVLAGSVLISLIFSSNIVFLILVVFSSMFLLGGLPYSLIKEISKKQTVKIGADNTFDINSIKEIILFNDAVKKPENNQTNIKIRYSKLVTEIFNFYNEYEYEQLTARLTDIDDKRRAMYKKFDLYTDEIKTFTADGSVTRWTGDLTKDLKDKDVKLHIQFKTYFKTLEQLDASNEYQHALIQLINNDLSPRVVKLNKDKNVSLMELDIDKNNSTTSKTYIEVKNKKMSDWSPFTVFRESYNYEFDEKLSEKYNDLFSNKVYFAIQELDNNILVKVRHLKLLANQSLLKEKENWYDYQSLMKTYRIISFLNLFEHWNQMWTTFLGFNDFFFSPTGNSYINFDKQKNYLNSYRDFEIITNNEGQVEVQKINYILNSTAVAIGYGIFAMLLNIGSVLVIKRRDIV
- a CDS encoding transposase family protein, whose protein sequence is MLFSGKKRQHSLKSQIIIDLFNNKIISVDFCYGSTHDYKLFLKSNTLINPKLELIADSGYQGLQNVHKNTLLPIKKSKNNPLNPDKKEYNSFLSKVRIVIEHVFARLKRFKILVYRYRNKIRRFGLRFNLISGIYNFELS
- a CDS encoding transposase family protein; this translates as MLDKYKDENEFYSLIGIKYKTFMKMVEILKEGEAKQKQIGGRPNKLSIEQRLLMTLEYWKEYSTYRIIAKKYNISHVSCIRNIFWVENTLIKNSHFHIPGKKILLENKGTTNNLLAIDATEIPIERIKKN
- a CDS encoding transposase family protein → MKFKKNNQISDKNFLRLTGIKHTTFNKMLEILKIEELKKRFRRGRTNKLSLENRILMTLEYWREYRTYFHIAKSYDISESSCYRNIKWIEDTLIKHPNFQQLTGQKSLLKDYFKDKTVIIDVTESQIQRPKKDKNSTTQEKRKNTQ
- a CDS encoding transposase family protein; this encodes MKTQVIIEKDSKKIISSDFSYGKNHDFKILKDSKIKFLPETTVLVDLGYQGIQKINHNVLIPKRKSKKNPLNKEEKQNNERISKMRIVIENVFAILKKFKIISEKYRNRRKRFALRFNLIASIYNLQLLV